In Setaria viridis chromosome 5, Setaria_viridis_v4.0, whole genome shotgun sequence, the genomic stretch GTTGACAGGCAGAAAGTGAAGATTCGGCATTCTAAGCTGAATTGATGATATGTCTGGGAACCTTTGAAATACGCATGAATATTCAGTGTCACCCATCAAAAGAAAATTGTGTGCATATTTTACGGGGCTGAAAACAGGAGATATCAAAATTTGAGTTATATACCTCGTAAGAACTTCTTTGGCCATGAGGTATAGTGTATTCTGTACAGAAGGACTATACACACCAACATCAGGGGGGCCAAAGAACGTATCAGACAGAACTTTCTTTACATCCTGGTATCTTTGCGTAAAGCAGAACGGCTTTGACGGGAGCTGCGAAACATGTTCAAAAGGATACCTGGATACAGAAAATAAAAGGTGAACGGAGAACACCATAACATATAACTGGATAGGCCCTGCCTCATTCTTGCTATTTTACAAAGCAGAAAGTTATGAATTGTATCATGAGATCCTATCAGCTTGAATTTCCGAAAGTAGAAGGTAATGGCAACAATCTGAACTACAATAATTGCTTGACCAGGACATCCGAAGAGCATTGTTTGTCAACTGTATGTAGATCCAACAATTTATAAATTTAAAGATGGTCCGAGAAACTgactattttttgtttttgaataTTCACTATTATTAATGAAGGTTAAGTAAACCAACAGTATATCTATTCATATTTGATACAGTTGGCAATAGAATTTCTCAGTAGACAGGAAGAGAGTCACCTCCACCAAGCAGTTACTTCTGTTGCTACTATCCTTTCTCTTGTATCAGGAAGAAGTCTATAGCGATCCGTCACAAACCCTTCAAAACCAGACTGAGAAAAGATAGTCAATTTTAGCATATAACGCTTGCAACATAGTTCTCGATACTGGAGAAGAACTCTAGTTCATCTAAGACTTTTATCTAGTGAAACTCAAGCCATCGAAGTGCCAGCCCATGAGAAATGTATTAAATCCCTGCAATCATCACATAGCTTACAACCTCCATCTTCTGTAGGACTCTTTCACAACTCAACCAACAAAAGCCACAAGGGAAAGCAGAACATGAAGAAACTATTATCAGGGAAGCGTAAGACGTAGCATATTTGTTCTTGTATAAATCCAGTTTGAGAGTGAATTGCACTAATGCATGTTCCTCTATGCGACAACATCCTGCCAAACCAATTTATTCTCCCCTAGGCCCACCTAATGCCAATTAGGTGCTACCTGCTTGACTAGCGCCTAGCGCCTATGGGAACACCATCTGTTATCAAATCTATATCACAAGTTCAAAACACAATTCATAACTTAAGCAGGCTAGGATGCAGTACCACACTGGCTAGTCAAGCTCAACCAGAAAAGAGGAGCTGAAGATAAATATGGTGTAGATTTATATGTGAATGATGGCCCTAGTACCACAAAAAAAGAATTTGAAGAGATACCTGAGTTGTCTTTAGCAGAGAGTACCCTTGGATTCCGGAATTTATAAGCAAGCTTCCAGATTTTTTCACAATGACTTCTGTGCTGTGCTTCTCAACACCAACTTTGAACCCTATAAACAGTGGTGCATAATGTAGCATTATCAGGTAACTATGGAAAGATTCATGCATAAGTGTTCTCTCAAACCTTATATGAAATTCGACATTTGAAAGTTAAATAAATATGAGATGTTAGATAGGACAATAAATGTCATTCAACTATATAGTAAAATAATTGATTCTTGGAGTAGATGAAACAGAACTGTCTGCATCACATTTTACCCCTTGCACATATACTAATGGATACAGCTTGGGAAGAATCCAGGTATAGGTGGGATCCTGGATTCCTGGTATGGACCACAGGCTAATAGTAACAGGTCAGTTTTACCTAATTTGGAACACATTTGGAAACTGAAAATTACTTCAAAAATCTAAATGCTCTCATAGTTAGTATTAATGATCGGTATTATTAACAAAGAAAATTGTCTAAAAGAATTGGAGATGGAACAAACTTTGCAATTTATGTGTGTGATTAGCGCCCATTCAACATTAGTTCTTTCAGATATCTACTAGAAAAATCTAGAGCACCCTAAGATGTGAGCCAGTGTGTTAAGTTCTGCTCCTTTGAGATTCCAACATATTTCAGGGATTAAGACGGGGCGTCACAATCAGAAAAAACTACAAAGTTGTTGATAGTGAGAGTGACACATAGATGGAAGTTATGGAAAAGAGAGACTGCATTTTCAGCATAAATTGCCTACTGACCGTTGACTCCACTGCTGCAATTCATCTCACTTGCACATGGGGCCAGTACTAGGCTGGTCCTTGCAACAAGAGTTATTACAGAAGACGGAAGTGATCGGTGACTCACACCCAAAGATGCCAAATGGCAATTGAAGATTTCAACAAGAGGCATGAGGATGGGGAGCCAAGGAAGATTTCTAGAAGGTTGGACATATTTGCTTGTTCCGTCATGATCGTGTTGTACAGCAATTGCGTGAAATTGAATTTGTAACCAAAAATGCAAGTTGGGCAGGTCCTAAGTATCCATCCTACTATTGGAAAAACGCCATACAATTCATTATCCAAATGTTCACGGCTCTTCCTAATCGATAGGGTTGTCAATCAAACTGTGATGGGAGCCAAGGAAGATTCCTAAGAGGTTGGCCATATTTGCTTGTTTTGTCACGATCAATCGTGTTCTACAGCAATTGCTTGAAATTGAATTTGTAGCCAAAACTGCAATTTGGGCAGGTCCTAAGTATCCTACTATCGGAAAAACACCATACTATTCATTATCCAAAAGTTCGCCGCTCTTCCTCAGTCAAACAGTAGGGATAACCCCGAGAATCTTGCTCACCATGCGAATGAGGCTTTCCGTCGACAACCACACGCTCCCATGGGCGCTCCACGATGGTCACCGTAGCCTCCGAGACCTGCCCGAACACGACAGCACGAAATTAGAAGACCCGTAAAATTCCCCCCTTCAGCAGCAAATCCGGATACAACAGGTTCCGAGATTCTATACCTGAGGGTACAGCGAGGTGAAATGCCTTCCAAGAATCACGGCGAATTCCTCCATGGACACCACTTCCGTGCACTCCTTCGCCTTGACATACACCTGGCGGAACGAAATCATCAGCAAACGAGCCGGCAGAGCCgattcggcggcggcgcgagagaGAAGGAAGTAAAGAACGAGTCGGGGGAACGCACGGTGTTCTTGATGGAATCGGTGGCAACGATGGCGGAGTTGTCGCTGGAGGTGTAGGAGGGGAGGCAGTCGGAGACGACGCTGACGGCGACGTTCCACTCGACGATGATGTcgccccccgccgcggcggggcggcgccagACGCGGGAGACGCGGACGCGGGACTTGCCGTGCCGGCCCTGGAGCTCGAAGTtcccggccatggccgccgcggggATCTGATCTGCTATGCCGCGAGGGCGTGCGGGTGCGGTGCGATGCGATGCGATCGCTGGCGCTGGTGGTGTCCTGTACTCGTGCGTTGTGCCGGAGTGGTGGAAGCCGTGCGGTACGGGGGTGCCTTTTTGTAGGCGTGTGTGGTGGGAACCAGCTGCGGCGGTGGAAAGTGACGTACTCCACGGACGCTCGTGCTCTGCTCGCTTGCTCTGGAGTCGTGTGTATCCGCAGGCTCGGAGCCTCGGAGAGAAATCTGGATGGGTAGTTGACTCGATGACAGATATGGGCCACACGTCGGTCGGGCAACTCCGGCTTACCGGTGTGGCATTGTGGCAGCTGCGGACGCACACGCTGTCTATTTCAAAAACGCTAGCACCTGTCGATATTTGATactattaaatatagtttaattataaaattaattgcacagatggagtctaattcgcgagacgaatctattaaaactaattagtccatgatttaataatgtggtgctacagtaaccatttgctaatgatgaattaattagccttaatagattcttctcacgaattagactccatccgtgcaattagttttataattagctcatgtttaattctcctaattaacatccgatatgacattgCATGatattgctaaaatttagtaccttgTATCAAACACCTTAAGTTCTGCTCTGCTCCGTGTTCAGATAAAATCTAGAATTTTAAGGACACTCAACCATTTTAGGCGCGATATTTCATATTTGACAGTTTGGATGAGCTCGTGGAAGAGCTTGCTGTGAGAGGGAAAGTAAATTGACTCAGCGCAGAACAGGCAACCAAACGTGATCTCCGACCGACCTAGCTGAACACAGGAGCAAAGCAAACAAAAGGCTGCTGCAGCCGGCGAGCCAGGCCAGCTGGAGCTTGCACCTGGCGTCCGAGCCAGGCTGCGCCCATCCGGTAACCAATCAGACCACCCCTTTTGTCTTTTGTCCCTGGCAAGGCGCTGCTGCGTCAAGGGCTCAAGGCTGAATCACGAACACTGGATAACGATCACAGCGCCGAACTGTGTGATCGTGTCCTATACCCGGATAACTCCTATACCCAGCAGAAAACCCACTGCTCGCACTATCGCACACAGTTTTCGATCCCCCTGCCCGCAGTTTCCAGTGACATCCCACTGTTTGTGCTTGCTTGTGTCCAACGCGTTAGAATGCTGACGAGTGCTGCTTCGAGGTTCGAACAGGCAGTAGAATGCTGACAGGTTAATTTACCCATGAATAGCACTAGAGGCCAACGCATGCTGACTGCTGAATCATCTAGTGATTATCGACCATCACCCATGCTGATGTGAGCAGCGGCTATAAAATTCCAAACTCTTGCCGCTTGAAAACCGAGGTAGAAACCCACCCAGAATTTGGAAGGAGAATGCTGATGACGACGcaagtgttttctttttcccaTTCTTGTCGATACTGATCGCTTCTCGGTAAATTCTCTGGGCTTCTTAAAATCTTGCCAGTTGTCGCATTGGTTTTAAAAGAACTTCGACGACACATGCATGATTGTACATTTCTACAAGCTTAGTAGGATTTTGACAACACAGGTGCAGAAAATAGCATCTCAACTACTCGTTCCTCTCCAAAATGTAGattgttttaacttttatagatacataaactttgttatatatctagacataatcaTATAATCATATATTTAGGTGTATAACGAAATCAATgtatcttgaaaaaatcaaaataatctaTATTTTAGAATGAAGGGCGTAGAAGGATCTATATATTTAAAATTACTCCACCGAGTGTCTGAATCGGAAGCACATGGCTGCTGGCTACTGCTGTTTGAGCTTCGAGAACAGCATTGCCCGTCAATCGACACGCACGCGCATGAGAGCTGGCAAGAAAGGTTTGGGCCAGTTCTCCATGTCACCACTGGTGATGGTCATGAAGATGCTGAGAATGCGGCTACAGGGAATACGCCAGCGCTTACTGAACACAAGAAGTAGTAGGTGTGCTTTCTGTGTGTATGACAAGTGGGCCCTGCGTGGCTGCGTGTCTTTGGTATCGATTCAGACAACTATCTTCAATCCAATCCAGAACTCTGAACTTGAGGTCAGGGCGGCGTTCGTTCTCCTGTAGTCCTCCTCACTGTCGAGATCTTCTCTTTCTCTGTGTAGTCCTGCCGTGCTTCCTCACGCCCGGGCCCAGTCTCGCCGGCAGCTACATGACACTGCCGACGCCCTCGTCCTGAATGAAATCTTTGCCAAACTAAACCAGCCAATTTCTCCGTACGTATCATTATGTCCTTCTCTTGACAAGAACgtcaatgaaaaaaaaaaggaacatttGACCTCACAGGTAGCTAATGTTTATGCACGGAAACGCAGACATGCAGACCGACAAAGTAGACCACAAACAACCAAATATGTAACGATAGATATTGATCCATATAGTAGACAATTAAAAGTTGGATTGATTTTTAAGTAATTGGTATACAGCTGAAAGGCTAAGTCTGACTAGAGATTTGACAGCCTTGTAATTTGTAAAGCACCCGGTGAGGTTAAATAGGCAAATCTGCAACCAAACAAACGCCTTCTTGGATGAAACAGTCCCTTGAGTGTAGTACTAGACTTCGACAAAACGACGATCCAGCCGCTCGAGATCCACTGGAGCGAGAAGGGACCAACCAACGGTGATTTTGATCTTACAAAAGCCAAGATCGCATGTATCATAACTGACGCTGTCCTTATTTGGCACGAAAGCAACCTGACCTTTCGCAAAAACAGATGAGTTTCCATGGCCATCAGCTTGTAAAACCACTAAATCAACTTCCAGCGCTCCGTATAGTTCCACAGAAACAACCCCTCTTGAAAGCCCAAACACACCAAAACCACCGATAGGCATTCCTCCATCTCGAGAATCTACGAGCACAATATCCCGATCGAGACTGGTCGTGCGTGTGACAACAAGTCCTCGGAGATGATCTGGCCATGACCCATAGACAACTTCGACACGGAAATAAGTAGCCTCAACTGATCGAGAAAGCAGTGCAAATGTAACTTCAAGCTCGCTCCGGTTTCCATCTAAAGATTTTGTAATCATGCAAGGAGGATAACCCAAATAGCCACAGGCATACTGGGAGCATAAAAGACACTGATGAAGATGAGCATTTTATCTTCAGACTCAGTTATGCCCCTTGCTTTCAGTTGAACTTCAAATACAACCGGATTGATCAACACAACTGCACGAGATGGGCCTGTTAACAGCAAAAAGGGATCCTTGACCTAAAATAAGGCGAGAACGGAGGATGACGAGGTGTCGCTGGAAAAACGGATTCTGCTGCCGCTTGAAAACAGAGGTACGGCCATGTTTTTTTCCACCCTTCTAAacttttagctcctaaaaagttACAATCATCTTCTAAAAGACTGTTTGGTTCCAGTAACTAAAACTGACTAAAGGCAATAAATGCTATGGCAAAAAGACTATGCTGCCCTCCCCCATGCCCATGCTCCTTCTCTGCCTGGAGCCTCTTCTTCCCCGCCCCACCCCACGCACACACGCacctgcccctcccctcccggccCCGAGCCCTTTCGCTGCCCCTGGCGCACCGTCCTCCCGTCGGCGCCACCCCCTGCCCTCCTCCCACCAGcgtccctcccctctctccttcccCTGGCCGCtaccccctctcctcctcttcttccccgacgTCATCCCCTACCCTCCAATCAAGGTCGTTGCACCCCTTCCCTCCTCTACTTccccagccgccgccccctcccctcctcccgctggcgccgccccctcccctccaatcccggccgccgcgcccctcccctcctcttcttccctgGCGGTGCCGTCCCCCTTCCGGTCCTCCCTCTCCCGgatccggcggcagcggggatCCGGTGGGGGAGGCCCGACCGGCGGTTCTTGGTCGCGGAAGCCAGTGTCGATGGCGGATCGAGCGGCGGCCGGATTGGGGGAGCAGCCGGTGtcgaggaggagcagggcgcCACGGCCGGCTCGTGCGGCGGCAcaagggagcgggggcggcggatccggcgaggGATAGCGCGGCTGCCGGTGAGAGGCTGCGGGCGCCggtgtggaggagggagggagcggggtCGGGGAGGGTGCGGTTGGGAGgagtgtttggctctttagtcacattttagtcactttttaggagctaaatttttaggagggtggaaacaaacagagctaaaattttaggagggtggaaacaaacagggctGTAATCCTCATGAGCCTTATCTGATCCGGCCTCTGAACTTCTGAAGTGGTCGTCAACGCATATGCTCCTCGTAGTTATCCCATCCTCCACAATGCATTCCCTTTCCTTCTCCTCAGCCTCTTCCTCTACGATTGCTGTGATGGTGGTCGGTGGAGTAGGCCAGGGGAGCGGTGGGGAGGAGGGATGCAACGCGCCACGATGGAGAGACGGATTTGGAGGGGGGCGTGTGCGGGGATACAAGGAGGGCACGGGAGCGCGGAATGGCGGAAccgtggaggaggagcgggcgTCCATTAGTCATGGCGAGCGCCGCTCTCGCCGTCGCCAGAGAGAAAGTTGCAATTATAGGACGCAAAACAATGCGCTTCGCTATTATAGGACTCCAAACATCGACTTCGCTAAAACGACCCTCGAAACGCTAGCACTTTGTTGTACATGACATTTGGTTTTTTAAATcacttttctcaactaaaatataTGTATTTTGCCATGATGTGACCGTATTGCCCTTCTGAGGATGATGTCCCTGAGCTCCTCGACCTCGTCCTCGTAGAAGGCACAACGCTCGTCAGCGGTGCGGCGCTGCTGGCGGGCCTTGATCTCGAGCGCGGACTTGTCCTTCTGCAGGCACAGGATCATGACCAtggcctcctcggccgccgacgccgcggcgctgcgCTCCTCCTCGAGCTTCCGCTGCAACTCCGTGCgcacctcggcctcctcctccacaccggcggcggcccactccttctcctccttcgcggcttcctcCTCCGGGTGGTCGGCGGTGGTGGGGCCGGAGAAGGGGAAGCGGGTGCGAAGAGCGGCGTGGATGGATGCGAGGGTGCGAGGCGGGTAGCGCGCGAGGAAGTCAAGGATGCAGGGGAGGTGCGGGCGCGCGCGGGTGCAGGggagcgggaggcggaggagggtgaGGGCGCGGGTGAAGGCGGCGGTGAGCGCGGCGAGGCAAAGGCAGGCCTAGGCGAGGGTGAGGGCGAGGTCGAGGAGCACCCCCGCCAGAAACCGCGCCGTCCAGCGGACGCACAGGGTCGCGGCGCTCAGGCACAGTATGGTCATATGGcaaaatacatgtattttaGTTTAGAAAAGTGATTAAAAAGTTCAAATATCATGTATAATAAAGTGCCAATATTTTAAGGATCATTTTAGCGAAGTCGATATTTGGAGTACTATAGTACCGAAGCGCATCCGTTCACGTCCTATAATTGCAATTTTCTCGTCGGGGAAGGGAAGCAGCCACCGTAAAAACCGCGAAGGATCGCAGGAGTTTTATGGAAATAGTTCACGATTGAGGTTAGAGGTTTTATGAAAATAATTGGATCTCGAttagtcgcgatccaatttaggaGTATTTTGTAAATAATTGCATCGCGATCAATAGTCGCCATCCGGGAGTTTTAAGAAAATAGTTGGATCGCGAACTCCGGCCACTACGAACCCGTCCGTGCGCGACGattcgggcgccgccgccggcggcagagCTGATCGACGAAACCGCCAATAATCTGCTCGCGCGACGCCGGGGAGATCTCGAAAGAGGCGGTGCAGCAGCGGTGGCCAACGTGATCAAAACCTACATCGCTGATATCGCAACAAATGGTGTCTACGGGACTCCGCGCCCTCATCCCCTTCCCTCGCCTTCTTTAGCGGCGGGGCGACGCGGTGCCGTGGGGTTACCAGGTGGGCCGTGAGGGAGCTTCAGAGCTCCGCAGTGGCCGCCGCACCCTCGTCGTGCCCCTCGACCACCATGCCTTCGTCCTCGGGAGCTGCCCCGAGTGCCCGCCTCGCTccgcgccgcgacgccgccgtctgGGATCAACGCCACGCAATCCTAGGAGCAGAGGTAAAGACTAAGCGTGCCTTTTGCAATCAATTTGGCGGAATTGGTTTGGTTTACCAGAAGTTGCATGGATGTGGATGCAGTCTCACCTTTTGTTAGTTCTACATAAGATGTTTGTTTGTCATGGCAAAAAACAAAATGTAGACGGCAATAGTATCTTATCTGATGCATACAACAAATGTAGATGGTATTTTTCCTGCTTTTTTCTCTGATTAGGAGTACAGTGTAATGTCATAACTAGGATTTTGTTTGAGTTGGGCTATTTTA encodes the following:
- the LOC117858963 gene encoding uricase-2 — translated: MAGNFELQGRHGKSRVRVSRVWRRPAAAGGDIIVEWNVAVSVVSDCLPSYTSSDNSAIVATDSIKNTVYVKAKECTEVVSMEEFAVILGRHFTSLYPQVSEATVTIVERPWERVVVDGKPHSHGFKVGVEKHSTEVIVKKSGSLLINSGIQGYSLLKTTQSGFEGFVTDRYRLLPDTRERIVATEVTAWWRYPFEHVSQLPSKPFCFTQRYQDVKKVLSDTFFGPPDVGVYSPSVQNTLYLMAKEVLTRFPDISSIQLRMPNLHFLPVNLGSKENPLVKFADDVYLPTDEPHGTIEATLSRPMSKL